Below is a window of Luteitalea sp. DNA.
TTATCGAGGCTCGTGCCGGTGAGCTCGAGAAATACGTCCTCGAGCGTCGCCTTCTGCACGTGGAGCGCCGCGAGCTCGACTTGCCGTGCGTTCAGGAGCTCCATCAGCTCGGCAAGCGTCCGCGCGATGTCGGTAGAGCGGAAGCGGGCGCGGGTCGGCTCGCATGTCAGATCGTGGACACCGGACAGCTGCTCGAGCCATGTCGCCTCGATCGCCTGCACCGTTTCGAGGGCGATCGACGTTGCGGCCGTCGAATGCGCAATGAGCTCTCGCGGCGTGCCCTCGGCGATGATACGACCGTGGTCGATGATCGCGAGACGGTCGCAGAGTTGCTCCGCTTCGTCGATGTAGTGAGTGGTGAGCAGCACCGTGTGGCCGTCCTGCTTCATCCGCGCGATCATCGTGTGCAGCTCGCGCCGGGACTGTGGGTCGAGACCTGTCGTCGGCTCATCGAGGAACAGGAGCTCCGGTTTGTTCACGAAGGCGAGCGCCAGGCCGAGCCGCTGTTGCTGGCCGCGGGAGAGCGTATCGAAGGCCGCATCTGCCTTGCCTGTGAGACCGAACTGCTCGAGCAATGGCCCTGGCTCGATGCGCCCGCGGTACAAGGAACCAAACAGTTGCAGCGCCTCGTGCGGCGTGATCTTATCCTGCAGGGCCGTCGTCTGCAGGACAGCACCGATCTTCTGCTTGGCGTCGCGCGGCCGCCGGCGCGCGTCGACCCCGCAGACCTCGATGTAACCCTCGTCCGGCTCTCGCAGGCCGATAATGCACTCGAGCGTCGTCGTCTTGCCGGCGCCGTTTGGACCCAGTAGACCGAACGTCTCGCCCTGCTCGACCTCGAGGCTGACTCCTCGTGCGGCCTGAATCCCGCCGTAATGCTTTTGGAGATCCCGGACGACGACCTGCGCGG
It encodes the following:
- a CDS encoding ATP-binding cassette domain-containing protein; translation: MPHNTSAQVVVRDLQKHYGGIQAARGVSLEVEQGETFGLLGPNGAGKTTTLECIIGLREPDEGYIEVCGVDARRRPRDAKQKIGAVLQTTALQDKITPHEALQLFGSLYRGRIEPGPLLEQFGLTGKADAAFDTLSRGQQQRLGLALAFVNKPELLFLDEPTTGLDPQSRRELHTMIARMKQDGHTVLLTTHYIDEAEQLCDRLAIIDHGRIIAEGTPRELIAHSTAATSIALETVQAIEATWLEQLSGVHDLTCEPTRARFRSTDIARTLAELMELLNARQVELAALHVQKATLEDVFLELTGTSLDNPGEPETDASPSAPSRPPRRGVPTEN